The following nucleotide sequence is from Euzebyales bacterium.
GTGCGGCCGCCGTCGTCGTACGTGTCGTGACGTCGGTCACGTGCGCTCCCGCAGTCGGTCGTGGGCGGCGTTGACGAGCAGGCGCCGGAAGTGGTGGCCGACCAGCGTGCTCGTCGCCGGCAGCATGTGGCTGAACGCCGTGAGCAGCCGTGCCGCCGCGTCGTCCTCGTCGGCGGCCTGCGACCGGATCGGGTCCCGGACGAACCGCAGGAACAGCTCCACGGCGTGGTCGGCGATCGTCCGCATGGCCGCCGTGTGCTCGCGGGCGAGGCTGAACAGCTCGTCCAGCGGCAGGCCGGCCTCGACCAGCGCCAGCCCGGCGCGCAGGGCCTCGACGTCGGCCAGTGTGTAGCGGCGGTCGTCGTCGGTCGCCCTGGGGATCAGCAGGCCCTCGCGCTCGACCGCCTCGAGCAGGGAGGCCGGCAGCTCGGCATGGTCTGCGAGTTGCTCGAGCGTCAGCAGCTCGACCTCCGTGTCCCCGTCCTCCCCGGGC
It contains:
- a CDS encoding MerR family transcriptional regulator — protein: MASDHDSLPAADAALAAALSGPLPGEDGDTEVELLTLEQLADHAELPASLLEAVEREGLLIPRATDDDRRYTLADVEALRAGLALVEAGLPLDELFSLAREHTAAMRTIADHAVELFLRFVRDPIRSQAADEDDAAARLLTAFSHMLPATSTLVGHHFRRLLVNAAHDRLRERT